A region from the Paraburkholderia youngii genome encodes:
- a CDS encoding MFS transporter, whose amino-acid sequence MSDIPYLERGSRAYWRASLALLFAGYATFSLLYCVQPLLPSFSEAFNVTPAQSSLSLSLSTAALALAIFVAGFVSEGWSRHKLMTLSLTVSSVLTIGVSVAPHWNQLLVLRTLEGLALGGVPAVAMAYLAEEVHPDGLGLAMGLYVGGTAIGGMAGRVITGVVADLFSWRVAIGTIGVLGLLSMLAFRALLPPSRHFVPRRGLGFAHHRTLLLRQFTRPGLPLLFLLGFVLMGSFVTLYNYIGYRLLAPPYRLNQTEIGAIFIVYLVGVVASPWSGRMADTFGRARVLIGSLLLMVFGLALTMLHPLAAVAAGIACVTFGFFAGHSVASGWVGRLAKDAKGQAAALYLLAYYIGSSLVGSYGGHVWAGHGWNGVVGLVGALLVIGLVAATRLRARE is encoded by the coding sequence GTGTCGGACATCCCCTATCTCGAACGCGGCTCGCGCGCGTACTGGCGCGCCAGCCTCGCGCTGCTGTTCGCCGGCTATGCGACGTTCTCGCTGCTTTACTGCGTGCAACCGCTGCTGCCGTCGTTCTCCGAAGCGTTCAACGTGACGCCGGCGCAAAGCAGTCTGTCGCTGTCGCTATCCACCGCGGCGCTCGCGCTGGCGATTTTCGTCGCCGGTTTCGTCTCCGAGGGTTGGAGTCGGCACAAGCTGATGACGCTGTCGCTGACGGTGTCGTCGGTGCTGACGATTGGCGTATCCGTGGCGCCGCACTGGAATCAGCTGCTCGTGCTGCGCACGCTCGAAGGGCTCGCGCTCGGCGGCGTGCCGGCCGTCGCGATGGCCTATCTCGCCGAGGAAGTGCATCCCGACGGTCTCGGTCTTGCGATGGGTTTGTACGTCGGCGGCACGGCGATCGGCGGGATGGCAGGGCGGGTGATCACCGGCGTGGTCGCCGATCTGTTTTCATGGCGCGTCGCAATCGGCACGATCGGCGTGCTCGGCCTGCTGTCGATGCTCGCGTTCCGCGCACTGCTGCCTCCATCGCGCCATTTCGTGCCACGCCGCGGGCTCGGCTTCGCGCATCACCGCACGCTGCTGTTGCGGCAGTTCACGCGACCGGGCTTGCCGCTGCTGTTCCTGCTCGGCTTCGTTCTGATGGGCAGCTTCGTCACGCTGTACAACTACATCGGCTACCGGCTGCTCGCGCCGCCGTATCGGCTGAATCAGACGGAGATCGGCGCGATCTTCATCGTCTATCTGGTCGGTGTGGTCGCGTCGCCGTGGTCCGGGCGCATGGCCGATACGTTCGGCCGCGCGCGCGTGCTGATCGGGAGCCTGCTGCTGATGGTGTTCGGCCTCGCGCTGACGATGCTGCATCCGCTCGCGGCGGTCGCGGCCGGCATCGCATGCGTGACGTTCGGGTTCTTTGCCGGGCATTCGGTCGCGAGCGGCTGGGTCGGGCGTCTGGCGAAAGATGCGAAAGGCCAGGCCGCGGCGCTGTACCTGCTCGCGTACTACATCGGCTCGAGCCTGGTCGGCTCGTATGGCGGCCACGTGTGGGCCGGTCATGGCTGGAACGGGGTCGTCGGGCTGGTCGGTGCGCTGCTCGTGATTGGCCTGGTCGCGGCGACGCGCCTGCGCGCACGCGAATAG
- the mgrA gene encoding L-glyceraldehyde 3-phosphate reductase, with translation MAYEAASERYSDMQYRVCGKSGLKLPALSLGLWHNFGDTTPISTQRDILRTAFDLGITHFDLANNYGPPYGSAETNFGRLFKDDFKPYRDELLISSKAGWDMWPGPYGQGGGSRKYVLASLDQSLKRMGLEYVDIFYSHRFDAHTPLEETAGALASAVQRGKALYIGISSYSSAKTREMTRLLAEYKVPLLIHQPSYNMLNRWIEHDLLDTLAEVGAGAIAFTPLAQGLLTGKYLNGVPADARVNKPGGGSLKDEHLNPQNIEHVRKLNDIAQRRGQSLAQMALAWALRDQRVTSVLIGASRAEQVRENVGALKNLAFSADELAEIDRYATEGGINLWEKPSTDQAI, from the coding sequence ATGGCTTACGAAGCAGCTTCAGAACGCTATTCGGACATGCAATACCGCGTCTGCGGCAAGTCGGGTCTCAAACTGCCGGCGCTGTCGCTCGGCCTGTGGCACAACTTCGGCGACACCACGCCGATCTCGACGCAGCGTGACATCCTGCGCACGGCCTTCGACCTCGGCATCACGCACTTCGATCTGGCGAACAACTACGGCCCGCCGTACGGCAGCGCGGAAACCAATTTCGGCCGTCTGTTCAAGGACGATTTCAAGCCGTATCGCGACGAGCTGCTGATTTCGTCGAAGGCCGGTTGGGATATGTGGCCGGGTCCGTACGGCCAGGGTGGCGGCTCGCGCAAGTACGTGCTCGCGAGTCTCGACCAGAGCCTGAAGCGCATGGGCCTCGAATACGTGGACATCTTCTATTCGCATCGCTTCGACGCACATACGCCGCTCGAGGAAACCGCGGGCGCGTTGGCGAGCGCGGTGCAGCGGGGCAAGGCGCTCTACATCGGCATCTCGTCGTACTCGTCGGCGAAGACCCGCGAAATGACCAGGCTGCTCGCCGAATACAAGGTGCCGCTGCTGATCCATCAGCCGTCCTACAACATGCTGAACCGCTGGATCGAACACGACCTGCTCGATACGCTCGCCGAAGTCGGCGCGGGCGCAATCGCATTCACGCCGCTCGCGCAGGGGCTGCTGACTGGCAAGTACCTGAACGGTGTGCCGGCCGATGCGCGCGTCAACAAGCCGGGCGGCGGTTCGCTGAAAGACGAGCATCTGAACCCGCAGAACATCGAACACGTGAGGAAGCTCAACGACATCGCACAGCGCCGTGGTCAGAGCCTCGCGCAGATGGCGCTCGCATGGGCGTTGCGCGATCAGCGCGTGACGTCGGTGCTGATCGGCGCGAGCCGCGCGGAGCAGGTGCGCGAGAACGTCGGCGCGCTGAAGAACCTCGCGTTCTCGGCCGACGAACTCGCCGAAATCGATCGCTATGCGACCGAAGGCGGGATCAACCTGTGGGAAAAGCCATCGACGGACCAGGCGATCTGA